A region from the Spirochaeta thermophila DSM 6192 genome encodes:
- a CDS encoding rod shape-determining protein, with the protein MGMSRLFQNLSPDIGIDLGTCNTLIYVRGKGIVINEPSVVAVERGTKRLLAVGEEAKRMLWKTPGEIVAIRPLRDGVIADLETTEKMIRYFIEKVFSKRWLIKPRMVIGVPSCITEVERKAVEESGYKAGAREVKVIEESLAAAIGADIPIYEPAGHMVCDIGGGTSEISVISLGGMVVTNAIRIGGDEFDEAIIKHIRNVHNLIIGEQTAESLKKNIGNAMPEGKIEKMEIKGTDAITGLPRRLEIDSVEVRESLQEPLVAIIEEIKKTLGETPPELAADIVERGIVLTGGGALLKGFDKLVAKETGVPVFVAENPLECVAIGAGLYFEYEKAMQKSRLGNL; encoded by the coding sequence ATGGGAATGTCCAGGCTGTTTCAGAATCTCTCTCCCGATATCGGAATCGATCTGGGAACCTGTAACACGCTGATCTATGTGCGGGGGAAGGGGATCGTCATCAACGAACCCTCCGTGGTGGCCGTGGAACGGGGAACGAAGAGACTTCTGGCGGTGGGGGAAGAGGCCAAGAGAATGCTCTGGAAGACTCCCGGAGAGATCGTGGCGATACGACCGCTCCGGGATGGGGTGATCGCGGATCTCGAGACCACCGAGAAGATGATCCGTTACTTCATAGAGAAGGTCTTTTCGAAGCGATGGCTCATCAAACCGCGGATGGTCATAGGCGTTCCTTCCTGTATCACCGAGGTGGAGAGGAAGGCGGTCGAGGAGAGTGGCTATAAAGCAGGCGCGCGTGAAGTGAAAGTCATCGAGGAGTCTCTTGCAGCCGCGATAGGCGCCGATATACCCATCTATGAACCTGCAGGCCATATGGTATGCGATATCGGGGGAGGGACTTCCGAAATATCCGTGATTTCTCTGGGTGGCATGGTGGTCACCAATGCCATACGTATAGGTGGGGATGAGTTCGATGAGGCCATCATCAAACATATCAGAAACGTGCACAACCTCATAATCGGAGAACAGACTGCGGAGTCCCTGAAGAAGAATATCGGTAACGCCATGCCGGAAGGGAAGATAGAAAAGATGGAAATCAAGGGGACCGATGCGATCACCGGTCTCCCCCGACGCCTTGAGATCGACAGTGTTGAGGTGAGAGAGTCGCTTCAGGAGCCCCTGGTGGCCATCATCGAGGAAATAAAGAAGACCCTCGGTGAGACCCCTCCTGAGCTGGCCGCAGATATCGTGGAGAGAGGGATCGTCCTCACCGGTGGGGGGGCTCTCCTCAAAGGATTCGACAAACTGGTCGCAAAGGAAACCGGGGTTCCGGTGTTCGTGGCGGAGAACCCTCTCGAATGTGTGGCGATAGGGGCTGGTCTCTATTTTGAATATGAAAAGGCCATGCAGAAGAGTAGGCTCGGGAATCTATGA